In Fragaria vesca subsp. vesca linkage group LG1, FraVesHawaii_1.0, whole genome shotgun sequence, the sequence GTGGGGAAACATGTGGAGGAGGAGAAGCATCTGGAGGTGGAGGAGGAAACTGTGGAGGAGGAGGAGGTGGCGTACCTAGGTGCTCATATAAGGCTGCAACTTGGGACTGCACAGCACTATACATAGACTTAGCACGCAAAGCACGCTAAGTAAACTTCTACTGTTCTACTGGGGGTAAGTAAACTTGCAATTCATTATCTCCCTTTCAGTTTCATGGCCACAACACACAACAGATACCCTAATAAACAACTTTATTGCTCCCTAGTAAACCTAGTAGAAGTTTACTGCCCCCCAAGGCTGCAACTTGGGACTGCACAGCACTATACATAGACTCAGCACGCATGGCACGCTGAGTAAACTTCTACTGGGGGTCAATAAACTTGCTATTCATTATCTCCCTTTCAGTTTCATGGCCACAACACACAACATATACCCTAATAAACAACTTTACTAATTGCTCCGTAGTAAACAACTTTATTGCCCCCTAAAACTATACATACTAATTAATGACAGTGATAATAACACTTCTTTTTTGTTTTGGAAGAAGCAGGAAAACATGACATTGTAATTGGACAGTGCCTACATTCAACTTAATGGCCTCATATATATACCAATAGCCGGATTTACACATTGTTGAAGCATTTGCTAAGCTTACATAAAGTAAAAGGAAAGACACTTATATATTTCTTGGTCGTATCTTCATCACCGACCCTGACATAGGTCTTCTCAAAACCTTTGATAATTGGAAGTTGCTCCCCTTGTATTCTGAGTTCCTCCATTGTGTAGATGATAGGAGAAGACCCCGTGTGGTGGTGCATAGTCTTCTTCCCGCGGTTCCGCTTGTTTGCCAAGGAGAGTCTCTAATATATACACGAAAAAATATTAAATAGATTAGTAAAATACAAGGGAAACAATGAATGTAATTTAAAAATAAAAATAAAAAACAATGAAGGTAATTTAAAAAATCACCTTGAACGCATCTGACTCGAAGTGCTGGCATAGAAGTCCCACTGGTCATCTCTCCCAATGAAATCTGAAGGCATGCCAGAGGACCCTTTCTTCAAATAAGCTTTGTGACAGTGGTACTTCCAGTCCTTGTACCTCTCCTGTGCTCTCATCAGTATCCAATTGAACATTGCCTCATCATTTTCATCCCACTCGTACTTCGGTTAAGTAAGAAATAAATAAAAAAATTCTACATGTTAAGCACTAAAAAAAATAAAAAAAAAAATTAAACAACACCCAATTATTATCACAAAACACATCTTTCAATTCATATCAGCACACAATAATTTACACATATTCAATCATACTTTACACATATCCATAACATTTTCACTTTATACGAAAACTTCTTATGCAAACATATCCTTAGACATGAAATTTTATCAACAGAGAGATGTCAATTCAATCAGTTCATGCCTTCCAATTACATAAGCAATCATATATATGTTATCAAACAAACGTAATTAAGTAAATTTACTTTTTTTATACTTTTCAGTTACTTACCGAGATTGCATTCCACACCCGTCTCAGTCTGATCAAGGTCGTAGAACGTGCTTACCCTCATTCCCACCAGACTCCGTATGGCGCAACCAATATCATGTGCCACAAAACTGTTTATCCCCCTGGCGCTAGGGCCTTTTAAACGGGGGCAATACTCCAGCTTGATCTTCTGCCCCGTTTGTTGAACGATATCCTCTGCCTTCTTTCCAGAACAAAAACCTCGCCTCTTTTTCGGGGCCGGAGCTACAATTAACATGTGAAAATACATTATGATACTTAATGTTAATACATCATATTTGAGGGATAGAACAT encodes:
- the LOC101303282 gene encoding uncharacterized protein LOC101303282 gives rise to the protein MGSCLVLETNGQGLVGAKRKFLGLSMPARGLLPEVGEAALDSSEGGEYDGGRAPAPKKRRGFCSGKKAEDIVQQTGQKIKLEYCPRLKGPSARGINSFVAHDIGCAIRSLVGMRYEWDENDEAMFNWILMRAQERYKDWKYHCHKAYLKKGSSGMPSDFIGRDDQWDFYASTSSQMRSRDSPWQTSGTAGRRLCTTTRGLLLSSTQWRNSEYKGSNFQLSKVLRRPMSGSVMKIRPRNI